A single window of Deltaproteobacteria bacterium DNA harbors:
- a CDS encoding PhnD/SsuA/transferrin family substrate-binding protein, which yields MADKPSTNDPGLTPLTVASNDYPFFGALTSGRHQAYGLDIRWHYVDPPNKLFRRVLKSPRYDVTELSLSSYTMMREQGWRAYKALPIFTSRRFRHSALFVRRGSRLVSGEQLKGKRVGVPDYHMTAAVWIRGILQDDYGVKPEDIHWVTGRVERVRLPRELAGKVENAGGEARLFDWLLEKKLDAVIYAHLTRPPVPDGAVRCLFPDAVERERKYYRKHGVIPLMHLMALGEKHLEKGPGIARKVERVLRKEKEAFFKRLERVSTAGVLPWFSEYVDGTAEVLGPDPWPHGLDANRKGLEKFLDYSMAQGLISRRPDLRELFIDV from the coding sequence TTGGCCGACAAACCATCAACGAACGATCCCGGTCTCACCCCCCTCACCGTGGCCAGCAACGACTACCCGTTCTTCGGCGCGCTCACGAGCGGGCGCCACCAAGCGTACGGGCTGGACATTCGCTGGCACTACGTGGACCCGCCGAACAAGCTGTTCCGGCGGGTGCTGAAGTCGCCGCGCTACGACGTCACCGAGCTTTCGCTGTCGAGTTACACGATGATGCGGGAGCAGGGCTGGCGCGCCTACAAGGCGTTGCCGATCTTCACCTCCCGGCGCTTCCGCCACTCGGCGCTGTTCGTGCGCCGGGGCAGCAGGCTGGTGAGCGGAGAGCAGCTCAAGGGCAAGCGCGTGGGGGTGCCGGACTATCACATGACCGCGGCGGTGTGGATTCGCGGCATCCTGCAGGACGACTACGGCGTCAAGCCGGAGGACATCCACTGGGTCACCGGACGGGTGGAGCGGGTCAGGCTGCCCCGGGAACTCGCCGGCAAGGTGGAGAACGCGGGCGGGGAAGCGCGGCTCTTCGACTGGCTCCTGGAGAAGAAGCTCGACGCGGTGATCTACGCGCACCTGACCAGGCCGCCGGTGCCCGACGGCGCCGTGCGCTGCCTCTTTCCCGACGCCGTGGAGCGGGAGCGGAAATACTACCGCAAGCACGGCGTCATCCCGCTCATGCACCTGATGGCCCTCGGGGAGAAGCACCTGGAGAAGGGGCCCGGGATCGCGCGCAAGGTGGAGCGGGTGCTCAGGAAGGAGAAGGAAGCCTTCTTCAAGCGGCTCGAGAGAGTGAGCACGGCCGGGGTGCTGCCGTGGTTCTCCGAGTACGTGGACGGCACCGCGGAGGTTCTCGGCCCCGATCCCTGGCCCCACGGCCTCGACGCCAACCGCAAGGGGTTGGAGAAGTTCCTGGACTACTCCATGGCCCAGGGGCTGATCTCGCGCCGGCCCGACCTGCGCGAGCTTTTCATCGACGTCTGA
- a CDS encoding site-specific DNA-methyltransferase, with product MTALEAAMRRVPTRHELLLGDARAADFPAESVHLVVTSPPYWTLKEYRRTAGQLGWIEDYDEFLDQLDAVWRICHRALIPGGRLVCVVGDVCLSRRKNSGRHTVVPLHASIQERCRRLGFDNLAPIIWSKIANAAYEVDRGGGGFLGKPYEPNAVLKNDVEFILMQRKPGGYRKPSTAARILSLLPKDYFQKLFRQVWTDVQGTSTRTHPAPYPVELAERLIRMFSFVGDTVLDPFTGTASTQIAAAGCGRNSIGIEIDPVYMKAALSRLRNQTSDLLKDVRVTSGEIPTEAVPSRKKAVMG from the coding sequence ATGACGGCGCTCGAAGCCGCGATGCGCCGTGTCCCCACGCGCCACGAGCTATTGTTGGGCGACGCCCGCGCCGCCGATTTTCCGGCCGAATCGGTCCATTTGGTAGTGACGTCGCCGCCTTACTGGACGCTCAAGGAATACCGCCGCACCGCGGGCCAATTGGGTTGGATCGAGGACTATGACGAATTTCTCGACCAACTGGACGCAGTTTGGCGTATCTGCCACCGGGCGTTGATTCCCGGTGGACGTCTCGTCTGCGTCGTGGGCGATGTGTGTCTCTCCAGACGCAAGAACTCCGGGCGGCATACGGTGGTGCCCCTGCACGCCTCCATACAAGAGCGCTGTCGCAGACTCGGATTCGACAATCTGGCGCCTATAATCTGGAGCAAGATCGCCAACGCAGCCTACGAGGTCGATCGGGGCGGGGGCGGATTTCTGGGAAAGCCCTACGAGCCCAACGCGGTCCTCAAGAACGACGTCGAGTTCATCCTCATGCAGAGGAAGCCCGGGGGCTATCGCAAACCTTCGACAGCGGCGAGGATCCTGAGTCTGCTTCCCAAGGATTACTTCCAGAAGCTCTTCCGTCAGGTCTGGACCGATGTTCAAGGCACCTCGACACGGACCCACCCGGCACCCTACCCGGTGGAGCTGGCCGAGCGGTTGATCCGCATGTTCAGCTTTGTAGGGGATACAGTGCTCGATCCGTTTACAGGAACAGCCTCGACCCAGATTGCGGCCGCCGGTTGCGGCCGGAACAGCATAGGTATCGAAATCGATCCTGTATACATGAAGGCTGCTCTGAGCCGGCTCCGGAATCAGACCAGTGACCTGTTGAAGGACGTAAGGGTTACGTCCGGCGAAATCCCCACCGAAGCCGTCCCGTCAAGGAAGAAAGCCGTGATGGGATAA
- a CDS encoding MBL fold metallo-hydrolase, with protein MEDKSNDVFRVTLLGTGAPPPVLHRFGPSTLVEAGGEKFLFDAGRGALQRLHQLGIPFGDITGMFLTHHHSDHVVGFTDLWLTGWIGRPWGRRTVPLKVWGPEGTNQMAEHLPLAFATDIRVRSHSYNADGVKLESTEIEEGVVFESGGVRVTAFRVDHGGEQLDAFGYRIDCNSRSAVLSGDTTFNENLMAHSQDVDLLVHEVTHGMGEGLERSNLERIRRNHTTPEDAGKVFTRTRPRLAVYNHILLFGEATDADLIPATRTAYSGPLVLGEDLMRFDIGDEVRCSGFPSSSDTNTASTSPPA; from the coding sequence ATGGAAGATAAATCCAACGATGTCTTTCGCGTGACCCTTCTGGGCACCGGGGCGCCGCCGCCCGTGCTCCACCGCTTCGGGCCGAGCACGCTCGTGGAGGCAGGGGGCGAGAAGTTCCTGTTCGACGCGGGGCGCGGCGCGTTGCAACGGCTGCACCAACTCGGGATTCCCTTCGGCGACATCACGGGCATGTTCCTGACCCATCATCACTCGGACCACGTGGTGGGTTTCACCGATCTATGGCTCACCGGCTGGATCGGACGGCCCTGGGGCCGGCGCACCGTGCCGCTCAAGGTGTGGGGACCCGAGGGCACGAACCAGATGGCCGAACACCTGCCCCTGGCGTTCGCCACCGACATCCGCGTGCGCAGCCACAGCTACAACGCCGACGGCGTGAAGCTCGAATCCACCGAGATCGAAGAGGGCGTGGTCTTCGAGTCGGGCGGCGTCCGCGTCACCGCTTTCAGGGTCGATCACGGCGGCGAGCAGCTCGACGCCTTCGGCTACCGCATCGACTGCAACAGCCGCTCCGCGGTGCTGTCCGGCGACACCACCTTCAACGAGAACCTCATGGCCCACTCGCAGGACGTGGACCTGTTGGTCCACGAGGTCACCCACGGCATGGGCGAGGGCCTGGAGCGCTCCAACCTGGAACGCATCCGCCGCAACCACACGACGCCGGAAGACGCCGGCAAGGTGTTCACGCGCACCCGCCCCCGGCTCGCCGTCTACAACCACATCCTCCTCTTCGGCGAAGCCACCGACGCCGACCTGATCCCGGCCACCCGCACCGCCTACAGCGGGCCGCTGGTACTGGGCGAAGACCTGATGCGGTTCGACATCGGCGACGAGGTGCGCTGCAGCGGGTTCCCTTCTTCATCAGATACAAACACGGCGTCGACCAGCCCGCCCGCGTGA
- a CDS encoding 3-phenylpropionate/cinnamic acid dioxygenase subunit beta, giving the protein MTGRRIKSAGETAPRGLPPATPPGNASPDGGTPAADRAGKGLAYLLLAQEVHEFLCAEADLLDERRYEEWLDLLTEDVSYWAPMRRNVQFGHWDTENTRQGRDMNWFDEGKSTLRLRIKQIATGVHWVEEPAPRVSRLITNVHGIRATPSLEDPEEVGVKYRVLIYRNKLEDSTDVFAGKREDVLCKVDGRWRIRKRVMLLDQSVLLAATMPFVL; this is encoded by the coding sequence ATGACCGGCCGTAGGATCAAATCGGCGGGAGAGACGGCTCCGCGCGGGTTGCCGCCGGCGACGCCGCCGGGCAATGCGTCGCCGGACGGCGGAACTCCGGCCGCGGACCGTGCCGGGAAAGGCCTCGCCTACCTGCTGCTTGCTCAGGAGGTACACGAGTTCCTGTGCGCCGAGGCGGACCTGCTGGACGAGCGCCGCTACGAGGAGTGGCTCGACCTCCTGACCGAGGATGTCTCCTACTGGGCGCCCATGCGCCGGAACGTCCAGTTCGGCCACTGGGACACGGAGAACACCCGCCAGGGCCGGGACATGAACTGGTTCGACGAGGGCAAGAGCACCCTGCGGCTGCGCATCAAGCAGATCGCCACCGGAGTGCACTGGGTGGAGGAGCCCGCGCCGCGGGTCTCCCGGCTGATCACCAACGTCCACGGCATCCGCGCCACCCCGAGCCTGGAAGACCCCGAGGAGGTCGGCGTCAAGTACCGCGTGCTGATCTACCGCAACAAGCTCGAGGACAGCACCGACGTCTTCGCCGGCAAGCGCGAGGACGTGCTGTGCAAGGTGGACGGCCGGTGGAGGATCCGCAAGCGCGTCATGCTGCTGGACCAGAGCGTGCTGCTGGCCGCCACCATGCCGTTCGTGCTGTGA
- a CDS encoding aromatic ring-hydroxylating dioxygenase subunit alpha, which translates to MTPHNGTWVDLDRGIVSREIFVDEGIYRSELERIFARAWLFVGHESQIPEAGDFFLSRMGDESVILTRDPQSRIHVLLNTCRHRGMKVCRYDQGNTSVFTCPYHGWSYSTDGGLVKTPGDLYGVPQYRAGYGEQLDKSEWGLIHAARIELYKGTVWAAWDASAPSFEEYLGGMRLYLDALLDARDGGEGGSEVLGGVVKWRMPCNWKFAAENFAWDTYHSPTTHKSAEIAGVGPGGEGQERHGSAHRNQARRFTSGLMAFPALGHATITGPPEVGAEAWFPEFPNDPAVAEYFEAVEARRRERQKGKVTVTPGNGSIFPNTSFHPWFPRTMVVWHPLGAGRTEAWRWYLVDRDAPWEVKDLLRRYYMRFSGPAGMVESDDMDNWVYATEASRGTIARRYPYNYGMGLGFAQPVENLPDAVTVKASFSEEGARAFYRRWSELMNDRP; encoded by the coding sequence ATGACGCCACACAATGGCACATGGGTCGATCTCGACCGGGGCATCGTCAGCCGGGAGATCTTCGTTGACGAGGGCATCTATCGCTCCGAGCTGGAGCGGATCTTCGCGCGCGCGTGGCTCTTCGTGGGGCACGAGAGCCAGATCCCCGAGGCCGGCGACTTCTTTCTTTCCCGCATGGGGGACGAGTCGGTCATCCTGACGCGCGATCCGCAGAGCCGGATCCACGTGCTGCTCAACACCTGCCGGCACAGGGGCATGAAGGTGTGCCGTTACGACCAGGGCAACACCTCGGTGTTCACCTGCCCGTACCACGGTTGGAGCTACTCCACCGACGGCGGCCTGGTGAAGACGCCCGGGGACCTCTATGGCGTGCCGCAGTACCGCGCGGGCTACGGCGAACAGCTCGACAAGTCCGAGTGGGGGCTGATCCACGCGGCGCGGATAGAGCTGTACAAGGGGACCGTCTGGGCCGCCTGGGACGCGTCCGCGCCGTCCTTCGAAGAGTACCTGGGAGGAATGCGCCTGTACCTGGACGCGCTTCTGGACGCGCGGGACGGCGGCGAGGGCGGCTCGGAGGTGCTCGGCGGGGTGGTCAAGTGGCGCATGCCGTGCAACTGGAAGTTCGCCGCCGAGAACTTCGCCTGGGACACCTATCACAGCCCCACCACGCACAAGTCGGCGGAGATCGCCGGGGTCGGGCCGGGGGGCGAGGGCCAGGAGCGACACGGCTCGGCGCACCGCAACCAGGCCAGGCGGTTCACCAGCGGGCTGATGGCGTTTCCCGCCCTGGGGCATGCCACCATCACGGGGCCGCCGGAGGTGGGCGCCGAGGCGTGGTTCCCCGAGTTCCCCAACGACCCGGCGGTGGCGGAGTACTTCGAGGCGGTGGAGGCCAGGCGGCGCGAGCGGCAGAAGGGCAAGGTCACCGTCACCCCCGGCAACGGCAGCATCTTTCCCAACACCTCGTTCCATCCCTGGTTCCCGCGCACCATGGTGGTGTGGCATCCGCTGGGCGCGGGGCGGACCGAGGCGTGGCGCTGGTACCTCGTGGACCGGGACGCCCCCTGGGAGGTCAAGGACCTGCTGCGCCGCTACTACATGCGCTTTTCCGGCCCCGCGGGCATGGTGGAGTCCGACGACATGGACAACTGGGTCTACGCCACCGAGGCCAGCCGGGGCACGATCGCGCGCCGCTACCCCTACAACTACGGCATGGGGCTGGGGTTCGCGCAGCCCGTGGAGAACCTGCCGGACGCGGTGACCGTCAAGGCGTCCTTTTCCGAGGAAGGCGCCCGGGCGTTCTACCGGCGCTGGTCGGAGCTGATGAATGACCGGCCGTAG
- a CDS encoding serine hydroxymethyltransferase, which produces MHANDSPAAHARRSLADTDPAVAEALDGETRRQREQIELIASENVMSRAVREALGHEIGNKTLEGYPGNRFHGGGEHVDIVERLAVERAKDLFGAAYANVQPHSGTQANQAVFFVLLRPGDRILSLDLAAGGHLSHGAGANLSGRWFDSHHYGVDRETGLLDYDAIKARAREVRPALLIAGGSAYPRAIDFERMGRIAEAVEARLLVDMAHIAGLVAAGVHASPLPHADIVTCTTTKTLRGPRGGVILAHSDAFAKRIQSAVFPGVQGSLHSNVLAAKAVCLGEALRPEFRDYGRRVVENARTLAAALADRGLGIVGGGTDTHMVLLDLASVGLLGSQAETALARAGITSNRNPVPFDARNPSKWTGLRLGVAAATTRGLDAAGMAVLGACIAELIHAESRADPGPALARAGPAVARLARELDGFEDTPAREGPAE; this is translated from the coding sequence ATGCACGCGAACGACAGTCCCGCCGCCCATGCCCGGCGTTCCCTTGCCGACACCGATCCGGCGGTGGCGGAAGCGCTCGACGGCGAGACGCGCCGCCAGCGCGAACAGATCGAGCTCATCGCATCCGAGAACGTCATGAGCCGGGCAGTGCGCGAGGCGCTCGGCCACGAGATCGGGAACAAGACGCTGGAGGGCTATCCTGGAAACCGCTTCCACGGCGGCGGCGAGCATGTCGACATTGTCGAGCGCCTCGCCGTCGAGCGCGCAAAGGACCTCTTCGGCGCAGCCTATGCCAACGTTCAGCCACACTCCGGCACGCAGGCGAACCAGGCCGTGTTCTTCGTGTTGCTGCGCCCCGGAGACCGTATCCTGAGCCTGGACCTGGCGGCGGGCGGGCATCTCAGCCACGGCGCCGGAGCCAACCTCTCGGGGCGCTGGTTCGACTCCCATCACTACGGCGTGGACCGGGAGACTGGTCTGCTCGACTACGACGCGATAAAGGCCCGCGCCCGCGAGGTGCGCCCGGCGCTGCTGATCGCCGGCGGCTCGGCCTATCCGCGGGCGATCGACTTCGAACGCATGGGCCGAATCGCCGAAGCCGTCGAAGCCCGGCTCTTGGTCGACATGGCCCATATCGCGGGTCTGGTTGCGGCGGGCGTGCACGCCTCGCCCCTGCCGCACGCCGACATCGTGACCTGCACCACGACCAAGACCCTGCGCGGCCCCAGGGGCGGCGTCATCCTCGCGCACTCGGACGCGTTCGCCAAGCGCATCCAGTCCGCCGTGTTCCCCGGCGTCCAGGGGAGCCTCCATTCGAACGTGCTCGCCGCCAAGGCGGTGTGCCTGGGCGAGGCGCTTCGCCCGGAGTTCAGGGACTACGGGCGGCGCGTCGTCGAGAACGCGCGGACTCTTGCCGCCGCGCTCGCCGACCGCGGCCTCGGTATCGTCGGCGGCGGCACCGACACCCACATGGTGCTGCTCGATCTTGCCTCGGTGGGGCTCCTCGGAAGCCAAGCGGAGACCGCGCTCGCCAGGGCCGGCATCACCTCCAACCGGAACCCGGTGCCGTTCGACGCGCGCAATCCCTCGAAGTGGACCGGGCTGCGCCTGGGCGTCGCCGCGGCGACCACGCGGGGTCTCGACGCCGCCGGCATGGCGGTTCTTGGCGCGTGCATCGCGGAACTCATTCACGCCGAATCCCGCGCCGATCCCGGACCGGCCCTTGCGCGGGCGGGACCCGCGGTCGCGCGGCTCGCACGGGAGCTTGACGGGTTCGAAGACACACCCGCGCGCGAAGGCCCGGCCGAGTAG
- the hpnC gene encoding squalene synthase HpnC, which yields METPSGKAAADENFPVGSWLLPARLRPHIAIFYAYARAIDDIADNPALSPADKIARLECFADAVTGAGAPDPAFRKAHAIRRSLAETGVTPRHCVDLTRAFKQDAVKLRYDDWDDLMGYCDLSAAPVGRYLVDLHGESPAAYPASDALCNALQVLNHLQDCGDDYRTLNRVYLPREWMSSAGADVEALAHGAAGAPLRRVLDRCLDYTDRLLETADALPGHLRNLRFAMEAAVIVAIAWRLGAELRRRDPLAERVVLTKAQYAACCARGIGRVLFERALRRHRAPKPPRSGTRGGEDSSDAGG from the coding sequence ATGGAAACGCCGTCCGGCAAGGCCGCGGCGGATGAGAATTTCCCGGTGGGCTCGTGGCTCTTGCCGGCGCGCCTGCGCCCGCATATCGCCATCTTCTACGCCTACGCCCGTGCCATCGACGACATCGCCGACAACCCGGCCCTGTCGCCCGCCGACAAGATCGCGCGGCTCGAGTGTTTCGCCGACGCGGTTACCGGCGCCGGTGCGCCGGACCCGGCTTTCCGCAAGGCGCACGCGATCCGGCGCAGCTTGGCCGAGACCGGTGTGACGCCCCGGCACTGCGTGGACCTGACCCGGGCGTTCAAGCAGGACGCGGTCAAGCTGCGCTACGACGACTGGGACGATCTCATGGGTTACTGCGACCTGTCGGCGGCGCCGGTGGGCCGCTACCTGGTGGATCTGCACGGCGAGTCGCCCGCGGCTTACCCGGCCTCCGATGCCCTGTGCAACGCCCTGCAGGTGCTCAACCATCTGCAGGACTGCGGTGACGATTACAGGACATTGAACCGTGTCTACCTGCCGCGGGAGTGGATGTCGTCGGCGGGCGCGGATGTCGAAGCTCTCGCTCATGGGGCGGCCGGCGCGCCGCTGCGGCGGGTGCTGGACCGCTGCCTCGACTACACGGACCGCCTCCTGGAAACCGCGGACGCGCTGCCGGGGCACCTGCGCAACCTGCGTTTCGCCATGGAGGCCGCGGTCATCGTCGCCATCGCATGGAGGCTCGGCGCGGAACTGCGCCGGCGCGATCCGCTGGCCGAAAGGGTGGTGTTGACCAAGGCCCAGTACGCGGCGTGTTGCGCGCGCGGCATCGGCCGGGTGCTGTTCGAACGGGCCTTGCGGCGGCACCGCGCGCCGAAGCCGCCTCGTTCCGGCACGCGCGGGGGTGAGGATTCGTCGGATGCCGGAGGGTAG